AATGTTGATGGAGGCTGAGTTTCCTTAAGAGTATCTGGTATTCCTatgaatgaagaaatatattccTCTTCCAAAAATTTAGGCTCCTTAATTTCCTTTTGCATAAGACTTTCATCAGTcacagttttttcttttttctctgcGCTAATCAGTGTGTTTGAAATCGAGCGAAATTCAAATTCGGATGGCGATTCTTTAATTGATTTACCATCCTTCACTATAAACTTCAGCTCGTTATTTGCCGCATTCAATGATTCCTGCGCTTCTTCCAATGTTCTGGCAACCATTTGCTCATCAATCAGAGCTCTGGGCAACTCACTAAGTTGTTGTGGAGAATGTACCACCTTAGGTTTAGCTATTGGGATTCCCTTCTCTGTTGTTTCCCATTCACTCTTTTCTAATTCCAAGTCGAGTTTGTCGGATTTTGCGGAACTTAACTTTAAAGATTCATAATCGTCCAATGGTTGCGTtaaaatagtttcttttttttcatcgGATGGTTGGGAAATATCAGCTGTAACTACAAAAGTTTCACAAGATTTGTTCGTATCATCTTGTTTTTCCTTTGTTGGTTCTTGTTCTAGCAGGTCATTTCTTGTTTCGGAGCCTTGACGTACTATTTTGCTTTCCCCTTCATCTGTTTCACGTTTCATTGTTACAAATTCCTTAAATACGTCATTACTTTCATCCGAATCGACAGAAATCTCCTTCATTAATGCGACATCCTTCGCTTCGATTGCTTCCTCCGAGGCTTCAGCTTTTGTAGTTGCTGCTTCTGGGGAAGACTCTATATCAGTGTCTGGTTTTGTTGGTGTTGTCTTAATTATCACATTACGGCTGGATTCTCCAATATAGAAACTCGTTTTTGATCTGCCTTCAGAGAGCTCAGACTTTTCCGTGTCTCCTTCGGCGTCATCTATTGAAATCTCACTAGTTGGTTCCAGTGATTCTGTACGATCCTCGGAAGCCGTTGTAATCGTTGTAGTTGTAGGGTAATCCCGTGCATGTGATGATTTAATTGAGATTTCTGTTGATACTTCATCTGTTTTCGAAATATCGTCGGTCATATCCAAGCTACGCAGGCTAATACTATCCGACTGTTCGTTTACCAGAGCAGCTAAATTCTTGAAAGAATCTGTCGGTTTCATTTGTAAACGTGGCTTAGGCACGGGAGCAGATATCGACAGGTCGGGTAAGATTTCAGAGGAGTCGGTAATACTGTGTGCATCATCGCTTTTTTGATATTGCGTTAAGTCGTCGCCAATATCTCTCACGGGTGAGGTTGATTTGGCGGCGCGTGGCTTGGGTGTGGGTGCATCATGTCCAGTTGGGGCAGAAGTCGGCGCACCAGTTGGTACTGGAGTGGTTTCGGATGATTTAGCGAATTCAAAGCCTGTCTCTACAAAGGTAATAATAAGTGTGAAAGTAAAGGTATTTCCAAAGTATtaaagaagaataaataaagtttgAAATGAAAGGAAGATAATAAGCTAAACTAAATGGATAGATAGAGACAAATACAAAGTGATTACTGAAAGCATATGGGTTATATTTTAAAcagataaattatatatatttcatttcatatgatttgaaaacaaacaaatactttttttctgGCAAAGTAaatgcaatttgtttttttttcacatgcAATTTAATTGCTCACCTTGTAATGGAAGCAAAATAAAGATAGCACTTACCAAAatcataatatttgaatatgcAATTAGAGCTCAACTTTAACAAAACCTAGCTTGTACTCTTGTAAACAAATCACTTCcaaatttaatacatacatagcatACTTAAATAAGCAATGGTTTGGAAATTTTAACGTATAGTACTTCTAAAGACGGTTTTAATGAGGTATAGATATCAAATTGTTTTTCTTAAAGACTAGAGCAAATTTCAACTGTCCAATGTGGCTTCAGTTGGTTGCTCGGTTGCTCCGAGTTCTCCAACTTTCAATGCTTGTTTTTGATCCTATTGATATACCTGGTGAAGTTGAATGTGATTTTCATAACTGCTATGGGCAAGCGATTGGAAGATTTTGCCATAAGGCTTTGTCGTTTTCAAAAATGCACATATTAGAGGTATTATTCTTAAATACTGTGCCACTTCGAGTCGCGTCTCCTGCAGTATAATACAAGTGCAAGTACACTTTCATTCATTAGGATAATCAGTGAAGATTGTCAAACTTATTTAGTCAAAGCGATAGCTGTTTATATACATTTCTAAAACTTATATTGGTTGGAATGACACAAATGATCGACATCTGCCCGCGCCAAAcgaaaatcgatattttaacaagtaaggaatggCCAAGTTCGGGTGTAGCCGAAtcttttatactcttacaacctgcaggaatcaaagccttAAGGTGCAAAAACGTCAATCAGAGGATCAGAATCCAagcaattatgtatatatatttaactcaTACACTGATCGCCATGTTTGACATAAggtaataaaaacgaaaatcattataacgggtgatttttttgaggttaggattttcatgcattagtatttgacagatcacgtgggatttcagacatggtgtcaaagagaaagatgctcagtatgctttgacatttcatcatgaatagacttactaacgagcaacgcttgcaaatcattgaattttattaccaaaatcagtgttcggttcgaaatgtgtttcgcgcgcgtgttttgttcagcgatgaggctcatttctggttgaatggctacgtaaataagcaaaattgccgcatttggggtgaagagcaaccagaagccgttcaagaactgcccatgcatcccgaaaaatgcactgtttggtgtggtttgtacgctggtggaatcattggaccgtattttttcaaagatgctgttggacgcaacgttacggtgaatggcgatcgctatcgttcgatgctaacaaactttttgttgccaaaaatggaagaactgaacttggttgacatgtggtttcaacaagatggcgctacatgccacacagctcgcgattctatggccattttgagggaaaacttcggacaacaattcatctcaagaaatggacccgtaagttggccaccaagatcatgcgatttaacgcctttagactattttttgtggggctacgtcaagtctaaagtctacagaaataagccagcaactattccagctttggaagacaacatttccgaagaaattcgggctattccggccgaaatgctcgaaaaagttgcccaaaattggactttccgaatggaccacctaagacgcagccgcggtcaacatttaaataaaattatcttcaaaaagtaaatgtcatgaaccaatctaacgtttcaaataaagaaccgatgagattttgcaaattttaagcgttttttttttttaaaaagttatcaagctcttaaaaattcaCCCAATATGTATGTACCGACCCAATCTTAGCTTTTAACTGTTGTCATGCCACATACCAAGGATACTCGCGGGGTTTGATTAAGGTacttcacatacaatcaccaatcatatggattAAAGTTAgttggatgttcgaaaatcctgatatcaGTTATGTATATAGGGGCTAGAataagttttcgcccaatttaaTCCATTTTAAGTTCAAAGAAActctgttatgagtaaaactcgCTCTGTATTTTTCAttctcaaatattggccgatatgtgCAGTATAAAgccacccggaagttcgaaaatctttaataAAGTACTATATATAGTGGCTCAGAGAAGTATTATCCCGACTCAActtatttttgatacacagagttactattgtcagcaaaggattctctctgaatttcagttGTACAATATATATCCGATACATTGATCATTATTATCGGTCAAAAGTCGACAATAGATATTGGGGTTCACATAGTCGGtatctaggggcttgaacagttttgtttggatttggaaattttttggtcataaggtcgtatactttaaaggaattattagtggAATTTTGATCCTGTTATATTAATTCCGTCTTGATTTGTGTAGCGGAAAGTGAAAGAtcaaatggaattaaaaattgtgttatatgggaagtaggcgtggttgtagtccgatttcgcccaatattaaaatattccaagaagtaaatttagtcgaaatcggtcgggtcgggtcccgagataaggaattttaccaaaaagtggACGGTGCCACGCACattgttcaattttcacacCTCCGGTTCAGATAAAATCTTCTCTCTATCATCTCAAAGATGAAATTTAATTCCCCTaacgtatttagttattgatttattgcgcttttagtagcttTTAGGGAGTGATAGCGTTtataatccgatttcatccattttcatactgtcggtaggagttttGATAATATTTGGCTGGGCAAATTTGGTTAATgaagctttagtggtttaggagatatgtacattaaacttactAAAATGCGTgtattgttcagtttgtatggaagctatatgctatagtaatccgatctgaacaattttttcggagattagaTTGTTGCCTTGCCTCTATACCGAATTTtctgaatatatcttgtcaaatgcaaaagttttccataccagaactagattccgatcgttctgtttgtatagcagctatatgcattagtaagccgatctgaacaatttcttcgtatattacatttttatctgaaaaaataacctgtgccaacttttgtgaagatacattgtcaaatgcgaaagttttccatacaagaacttgattccgatcgttcagtttgtatggcagctatatgttatagcgaTCCGATATCGGctattccgacaaatgagcacctTCTTGAAGACAAAATGacgtttaaaaaatttcaaaacgatatcttaaaaactgacggactagttcgtatatatacatacagacagacggacggacggacggacatggctaaatcgactcagttcaacatactgatcatatatacatatactttatagggtcttcgacgcTTTCTTCTGGGTATAAAAATAGTTCGCCTCCTACGAATTCTGAGCCGCTGCAAGTACTACTTTTGCATAAGTGAACTCAAATAATGCATATGTTgtgtaagtatttatgtatgtatgtatgcgtagtATACTACTATGATGGTTGTAATACCTGTTGCTATATCTTGAATATCGTTATCTGGTGTATTTAAACCGATTTCGCCCAAAGTGTTCGTGGTGGGCGACACACTATCGTCCCAACTCATTTTCGAAAACTCACTTTGCAAATTACTTATCTCATCGTCCTGTACCATCGTATCGAAATTCGCATCGAACGCCGATGCTTGCTCGTCAATATCAGCGAAATTTGTTGTGAGCTTTTCGAATTTGTGATCAATGCGCCGAGACTTTGCAACGCCGGAATCTTCTGTAACATGCTTGGGATCGCTAGTACCTATAGGTATGCATATGGTTAATTTACACCACAGTCTCTAAGCGAAAATATGTTTGTGAGGTTGAATAGTTATATGTTGATGAATAACGTAAGATTGGGAGATTATGTACATTGTACACACTACAGTTTCAATCTCTGGTTTGTACCTGATATGGTTTgcatggatgtatgtatgtatatgtgtgttaacTATTACTTGGTTTGTGTGCTTAAACATATTATGCCTAggtgtatgcttgtatgttctGTGCCTTGTCAAAATTACCTTTTGTCTTCCAGTCTGCTTCTTCAACAACAGCGTCAGCAGCATCAACATCACTAATACCACCACTACCAACAAATGTTACAGCTTCATGTAGTGTTGTACCAATTTGcgtagtagttgttgttaatGTAGTTATAGTTTCTGTTGCTGTTACCGGCTTGAAGCCATCTTTGGAATCACTGAAATCATGTGACCGTTTTTGCTGCTGTGATATGCTGGTGGTGGTAATTGTTGTGGTCGCAACGCCGGGCAATGCACTGACTTGCGTGTGGTGCTGCTGCGTGCCAGGCCACTGCTCGTCAGTAAAGCTCATATTATCGTCGAACGATTTCCCAGACATTGATTCGATAGTTGGCGATTTGATGACATCGAAGCCACCAATATCATCACAAGTTATAGCATAATTTTCACTCTCTGAATTATATTCCTGCTTAAGTGAGTCATAGCCATTGGCTTCTTGTtgctgatgctgctgctgctgtcgcgTGCTAATAATGTTAATGCTCTCTTCGAGCACGTTATCAATTAGCACTGCAGCCTCTTGACGTATGTTGGTATCAAAATGGAGGAGCTTCTCACCACCAGCCTTTCTACTTCTatcttcatcatcatcgtcatcatcgTCATCGTCATCAGAGTATTTTTCATCATCATCCTCTACATcactatatttataaatattatcttTGCTGCCATCAGCATCTGCATCAAAATCTATTAACTTTTCAATAACATTATCTTCGGCTGCCGCGTAAAGGATTTGTTCTTTAACGTCGTCGCCTGCAAGACAATTGCACATTGCATATACAGTATGTAATTGCAACAATATTCCAATACTTTAAGCACCATTCACATGAATGTAAGTAATTACAGCAACATTGCAACATATTtggcaataatatatttttcttgttccacATTGTTAGTCAAAGCGTGCAAATCCATTTTTAATGCAATAATGAGTTAATGAGCGTGAAATGTCGtgtttaacatacatataatgatgATGCGTTGTGTTGGCATGTGAAGCTTAAGAAGCAGTGACTAAGCATGTCTCAAATTATGTAAAATGAACCTAACACTATTTAGTTGGCCGCCGAATCGATTTTCGATAGTTTCGACGATAACAAGTTAGACGCTATTCTTTTCGTCTTTCACGAGCCTGAAATGTCTTTCattcatacaaaaaatatcCATAACTACTCAAAAGTGAAGCGAAatgtttccatacaagcacatgAAGCTATACACAACTCTCGAGGCATTAAGCAATGCGAATCCGGATGGTAAAAGGTACACGTCAACACATTATtcgtacatacatgtgtatttattatattaaaattacatattttttatatttaaaatatatttttttatttaaaaatgaaataaccacaattttaaaaacttttcaagaaACTTAAGTAACTGAACTGGTAAATAGAACgatattgtgaaatattttctccaacagTTGACTTTTCACTCTAACGACGACTTCAGCTTTATGCTTTttcctcatacatacatatatacttctttgcatatgtatgtaggttagTATGTGTAtgaatttgtatatgtacatatgtaggtttaAGTTTGGTGTGAATGATAAATAGTAGAGTTGAGTGTATGATTCCGTGTAAGTTGTAAGTACAACGCGAGATCGCCGAGAACTAGTACGAAATCATATAATAACGCCCCAATCGCACTATATTCAACCAAACTTCAGCACTGATTGTCGCCtggttttgttaaattttgctctaattgtttgcaattttttggaACTTAATAGAAATGAAATGTGTATGAGTGGCTTAAGAACTAAAACTAAGTAAATGCAATGTAAAAGCGTGGTGTGATCACTATCGGTGTATGGGTAGACTAAGTAAGTGGTTGAAAacgcttatatgtatattcatatatgtaaaataacaataaataaaaaagaaaataatgcgtacaaacatatatataagtgtTGTAGTGGAGCTTTTAATTCTTAACTTACCAATATTTCGGAACGAATCCTCATCTAAAACGAGCTTTTCTTCTATGGTTTctataaaaaacacacacaaagtaAATAATGTTAGCATTCACTATGAATTGATTTGTTTGGGCGTTCAAGAGACTGATATGAGGTGAGATGGACAAATGTTTGCAGCATAAACATAAAACGATGACCACAAATTGCAATGTAAAATGATTTAAGGCTAAGAACAGATGAAGAAGTTTATAACTACGTACGAGTACTATGTAAATGCATGGAGGGATAACGCAAATATATCCAGTGCTTATTACACAAGGCTTTTTGTTAGCAACGTTATTAGACGTTCAAAAGTAATTGGGAGTTTGTTAGTAGTAATGACGAAAATTGACATTCATATTTGTTAGTGTATGTTAACATGTATTAATTatgttatttcatttataaaacaaaGCAATAACGTTGACATCGCTAGCAATATTCAAATATCCAGTTGacttagtgtttttttttattatttttgttttaatatatatcaAACGTTTTTTacttacaaattattttgttgtgtttttgttattttatatatatatttttttttatattttgtgtttgctttCTTTGTGAACTTCATTGTTGGCTGTATTGGCTGTGTACCCTTTTTAGTTGCCACCTTTGGCAGCCGACTCATCGGATTCAACATATTCGATGTCTGTATGCGCATCAAGCGTTTCAACATTTCCTTTCATATGAAGTTTCTCCGCCTCGGCATTAAAGCTATTGGTGTTCTTCTCGTGTACCACAGTGTAACTCTCGTTTAACAACTCGTTAAATTCAGTGCAATTGCAAGTGGGCATGTCATCCGCCACTTTATCGCTGTCAACATCGTCGGCATCGGAAGTGCACTGCATATCTTCAATATCGGTATTTGGTAGATTGGTGGCATCGACAGTGCTGTCAGCGCTCATTGTCAAAGTTTGTAAATGATTTATGTGAGATTTTCTTTGACCATCTGTCTCTATTGTAAGCACAATATTGCTGTTATTCGCTATGTACGCCTTTAAAGTCGAACTGCCAATATCGGTGTCGCACTGCGCTTCATTGTCGGATATATCCGACCGCTCGTCAGCGCTGATATCTTCTATATCGGTGGCTTTATCAATGCTATCGTCTTGATGCTGCTTTTGTGCTgcattcaatttaatatttggtGGCAGATCACGGTCACTTAGATCCATGTCTTCAACGTCAGTGCCACCGTCCTGTTTAACTCTAACAACATCTAAGAGTTTTGATTTTCCTTTGCTCAGGCTACGTGTCTTCAGTTTTTTACGCCTGTTTGTGCCATCGACATAGATTTCTTCAATATCTGTCACCGGTTCTGTGAGAGCGTGCAATTCAAGGCGCTTGCTAACCTGTGGTTTTAACGTCTCATTTAGTACGGTGACTTCGTCTTCTATTAGATTTTCTGCATTTAAACACTCTGCTATTGAGCCATTTCGCTCCAAGTCATCGGCGCATGAGTAATCTTCATCGTCAGTTTGCATACCGTCGGTTGCGCTGTTGTAAACACCAAATTGATATTCTCGATCTAATGGCATAACATTCTCAATAGTGTCGCCAAATTTATCTTCTTTAAGGACCACCATCTCACGATGTACTGGCGGCAGCATAGTGTCCGATATTGCGTTAGGTTCATTTGAGGATTGTGTGCCGACATCATCGCAAAATACATCTTCCACATCGGTAATATCTCCGGAATCTTCACCAGCGGCTCTTAGTATAACCGCTCTGGGTATGGATTTTTGTTCTTCCTCACTATCGAAGCTATCCTCGGCGGCAGAGTCATCAAGTTTTTCAACATCTGTTAATACCTCCTCTACACCTGTATTTGCCACCGTCAGAAAAGCATTCTTATTAAGAGACATTGTTGTCGACTTCCTGCGCTGCTGACTGCCACTACTGATGAATGCTACATCAATAGGCGGTAAACTTGTATTACTAGCATTATCGCCGTATATCTGGTCGTCTTCATCGGATGCCGACTCTGAAATGACAATTTGACACTCCTCTTCATCGCCCGACATCTCCAGCACTTCATCTTCGGACATGCCACGTGCGCCACCGGGGCCAGCAACATCCGACAGCGCTGACGCGAGCTCACTAATGTCGCTTATCACAGATAAGTCTTCGTATTCATCAGAGTGTTCATTCTCGTTGACAGAACGTTCGCTATCAGCAATGAATACTCTACCCTGTTCACCAACGGCAATATCTAAGTCAACACACACCGACCGCTCACAACCGTTATCCAGTTCGGATTCAGTATTGTAGTCTTCACAGTCTGTTAGAAAATCACTTGTTTGATTCAAATTTTGTGCTTGCAAAAAGTCGCCCGCTTTGTTCTCCACCTTTTCTTTGGCTTCATTGTCGACCATGCTTTGTTCGCGCAGTCCATGCTCCAAGAATTCTTGAAGGGATAACTTTAATTCGGGGTAAACATTGCTCTTCTCCTCTTCGTCGTCCTCTGAATCAGTGTCATTGTAGTCTTCAATGTCGGTGGCATCATTGTCTTTCTCATTTTGTTTAGGTATATTAAGCGTATGGTTGGAAGCTTTCCGAGTTGGCAATATCTTCATATCAGTCTGACTGTCGAAATCCTCAACGTCTGTCACTTCACccgtattaaaattataatccATATCATTGCTGTGGGAGTCTTCTGAACATTCCGATTCTGAATGATCGTTGGTGGTAACGGAAATGATTGGAAGCTTTGTGGACATTTTGATTTGTTTGGTTTGTTTAGGTAGAGTAACTTAATTGTTCTTATTAACAGTTTCAGTTTTGAGTATTCGCTATTTGTGGAAGAgtcaaattgattttaaattttgagttatttccaattatattaatttaatataaaataatcgaataaattatttacgaaaGCAGTTAAAGCAATGGACGGTATTCATACACCACAAACATCGCTACTataaactttgttgttgtatgaatACCATTACAGCACATTTAATTAGTTGACGCGTTTGTTACACTTTTAGAAGTTGTCTGCCTTTTACCAGTAACAGTTAcgcgaaaaaaattgtattcttaTGAAATGTAACATGTCTTTGTACCCATGTTCGAAAAGCTGCGAGATGTGTGAACAGTGGAGGAATTAAGTAAGCATACACCTGAGCGGCTCCTTTATCAGCAGTTAATGCACCGCAATGCCTACTttataattatgtaaatatggCAGATCTCTTTCCTTTTTGAATGATCTTCAAATAGTGCTTCAAGGTGCAACTGGTGTATGCTTACTTAAATGGGCCGTTGCAGTGCTCACAATGAGACTGATAGTCCAGAAAGTACTTTTATAACCAAGTATGTCTACCGAACAGTTTATGAGGTTcttcactttattatttttatgtgtacCCGTCGaattcgatatatgtatgtattattgatttttatactcttgcaacattttgttacagagtataatagttttgttcacctaatgatTACATACGTATCAGCTAAAACGAATCGATATAGTTTTCGggcatgtatatataaataatcaggatgTCGAGACGACTTGAAATCCGGGTGTCTGTCTATCATCTATCCGTTCGTCCGTACGTACAAGCTGTAAATTGAGCAAAAATTCAGATATTTTGATGATAACCGGTCCActtccacgcccacaaaacgcctttaaccgaaaaatattataagaacccTTATCGACAGAGTGAAAATGGATGACATCGAAACCGTccactttttgatgaaatcacatatcttgggacccgactgaccgatttcgactaaatttagtacgctGCATTGTTCTCATATTCCTATATCatattatacgtatatatatatgtatattataaacgTTTGCAATAATACTATCAGTCTCATTGGGAACAGAAAATGGTTTTACATAACCAATATTCAGAAAGAGTCCGTTAAGTTAGGATGCTTAACTTATATCGTTCAATATTCTTTTACTGAGATACCAAACTGTTATACTCAGAATTTAAGATTACTTATCACTTCGATTAAATTAACGAACTCGATCTAAACACTTATacttatgtaccatatgtatttaattaaaatattggccTACTAAAGCTCTAAACTAAGTTGTCTAGTCCTGCAATATCTCCATTAAAAAGTAGTTTGTAGTACATATTGAACAagattgaaaattcaaaatatatttcattgttCATTTATTTACAAAGTTGTATTACGTGTTTATGTTTTTTACGTTCTTtagatatgtacgagtatatgcaaatatgttaataaaaaaacagtgTGTATGGTTTGTACGAGTACGCTATCATAGgccatatgcatatgtatgtttgacgTTTGTACGTAATATAGCATTTaaatataacttcaaaaacactTAATCTGTGAACTAAATAAACTTATTCGCAAAAATATGGAAGCTAACTAAATACGTGATAAACGTTTATTTACCTTTTGGCGTTTCGTTTTGCTCCGATCTAGAATTTCGCGATGATGTCGGACTTATACTTCCCATACGTATACCGGAGGCGCCGAATTGCATTTGTAGCGCGGGATCTACGGCATAACCGGCTTGTTGCCTTCGCAATGTTTCTTCGATTAAGGCTAGTGGACTACGTGTGGCTTTTGGTGAGCTTGGACTTGCGGCTAATAAACGGTCCTGTTCCGTATTAAACATTGGCAAAGCAACTGAATCGGACAAACTGGAATCGGTTGTATCAATGAAACTAACATCAAACTCGTTTGTACAACGTTGGTCCGCTGATGGTGGCCGGACAATGGACGCTGAATCCATATCATTGTCTGGTTGTCGATAGATAACTTCAAATGCTTTGTCTGGTCCAAATGTTTTGGTAAAAACTTCACTTGTTAAAACTTTTCTGCTTCCAGAAGATGAGGTagaactttttgtactctccgTGGATTTGAAAGAACGCGTTATTTCGGCGTCGTCATCAATTATAACTGTGCTGACAATAGCGGCCACTGGCTCTTGGTTAACCTTAACCACTGTAGTGCGTGTGGGTACGGCTGGTATCTTAGATATTTTCGATGTGGTAAAAACAGACTTTTCTGCCAATCGCAAGTTAGCCACATCTTTatcaagttttttaatattagtgGTGGTGCGCGTATATTTACGTACACTACTCAATGAGCCACTGGCACTCGTATAACCGCTGCCAGTCATACTGGACTCATTTATAGaatctttaattttcttttgtacTTTCACATCACTTTTCTTAATTTggcttttcttcttcatctgATCCGTTTTCATTCTACCACTATCCGTTTTTACAACATCCTTATTGGTATTACGTGGTGTTTTGTCGCCCAAAATACTTTCTGTTCTATTAGTTTTAGTTATTCTTCGAGTCGTTATATTGGAAGATATGCTAACGGGTACCTTCGACCGCTGCTGGGTTCTTTCACTTCGTGTTATGACTTTCGTCTCTTCTGAGCTATCACGTGTTACGCTTCTTTGCGTGTTTCCGGGAGTTACATCTAATTTTGCGTTATCCTTTGGTCTGTTAATTTTGTGCTTTATTTTACTTTGATTTGACTTATTCAATACATTACTcatttccttacttgtttttgggGACATGGATTTATCAGTTATTTGTTCACTATGTGCTATCACAGCTTTTGGCTTGTCTACATTGGGTTTTCTATAATACAGTTTTTCAGTG
Above is a window of Bactrocera dorsalis isolate Fly_Bdor unplaced genomic scaffold, ASM2337382v1 BdCtg110, whole genome shotgun sequence DNA encoding:
- the LOC109579906 gene encoding uncharacterized protein LOC109579906 codes for the protein MSTKLPIISVTTNDHSESECSEDSHSNDMDYNFNTGEVTDVEDFDSQTDMKILPTRKASNHTLNIPKQNEKDNDATDIEDYNDTDSEDDEEEKSNVYPELKLSLQEFLEHGLREQSMVDNEAKEKVENKAGDFLQAQNLNQTSDFLTDCEDYNTESELDNGCERSVCVDLDIAVGEQGRVFIADSERSVNENEHSDEYEDLSVISDISELASALSDVAGPGGARGMSEDEVLEMSGDEEECQIVISESASDEDDQIYGDNASNTSLPPIDVAFISSGSQQRRKSTTMSLNKNAFLTVANTGVEEVLTDVEKLDDSAAEDSFDSEEEQKSIPRAVILRAAGEDSGDITDVEDVFCDDVGTQSSNEPNAISDTMLPPVHREMVVLKEDKFGDTIENVMPLDREYQFGVYNSATDGMQTDDEDYSCADDLERNGSIAECLNAENLIEDEVTVLNETLKPQVSKRLELHALTEPVTDIEEIYVDGTNRRKKLKTRSLSKGKSKLLDVVRVKQDGGTDVEDMDLSDRDLPPNIKLNAAQKQHQDDSIDKATDIEDISADERSDISDNEAQCDTDIGSSTLKAYIANNSNIVLTIETDGQRKSHINHLQTLTMSADSTVDATNLPNTDIEDMQCTSDADDVDSDKVADDMPTCNCTEFNELLNESYTVVHEKNTNSFNAEAEKLHMKGNVETLDAHTDIEYVESDESAAKGGN